In Dioscorea cayenensis subsp. rotundata cultivar TDr96_F1 chromosome 11, TDr96_F1_v2_PseudoChromosome.rev07_lg8_w22 25.fasta, whole genome shotgun sequence, a single genomic region encodes these proteins:
- the LOC120272322 gene encoding uncharacterized protein LOC120272322 yields MMEVGTKAILAKPIQLADQVAKWADEAHTFRQECLELKSKTERLAGLLRQAARAELYERPARRIMDDTEQALDKALSLVAKCRTHGLVKRVFTIIPTTAFKKTVVSLDNSIGDLSWLLRVSSSSSNDDGDDDDVHLGLPPIAQNEPILFFIWMEIAKLHTGNLDTRSDAAATLVSLARDNDRNGKLIIEEDGVGPLLRLLKEGRVEGQDNAAHALGLLGRDPESVEQMVIAGACSVFTKILKEGPMRVQARVAWAVAELAEHHPKCQDVFAQNNVVRLLVGHLAFETVQEHSKYLIPSKVTSIHSAVLASNSNQSNELVNVVSSVDASEQSQVKHPLGKNGKKNQMHAVIQSTIAARSGNNKTQSNGLIVRHQHQGSLSGANLKGREFEDPDTKAWMKAMAARALWHLAKCNAAICKNITESKALLCFAVLLEKGTEEVKCNSAMALMEISRMAEQDAELRRSAFKPTSTTARAVVDQLLRVVEKAEFDELLVPCIISLGCLSRTFRATETRIIGPLVKLLDEREEVVLKEAAIALTKFACTENYLHLDHSKAIIDAGGAKHIVQLVYFGDQTVQIPALILLCYIAHHVPESELLAQAEVLPVLEWASKQSFMVQDPIVDSLLPDAKARLELFQSRGGFRGYH; encoded by the coding sequence ATGATGGAAGTTGGGACTAAGGCGATCTTGGCGAAACCGATCCAGTTAGCGGACCAAGTGGCCAAATGGGCGGACGAGGCGCACACGTTCCGTCAAGAGTGTCTGGAACTCAAGTCCAAGACTGAACGGCTGGCGGGTCTACTCCGCCAAGCCGCCCGTGCTGAGCTTTATGAGCGACCGGCTCGTCGCATCATGGACGACACCGAACAAGCGCTCGACAAAGCCTTGTCGCTCGTCGCAAAGTGCCGCACTCACGGCCTTGTGAAACGTGTTTTCACTATCATCCCTACTACTGCCTTCAAGAAGACTGTTGTTTCTCTTGATAACTCTATTGGTGATCTCTCTTGGTTGCTTCGTGTGTCTTCTTCGTCTTccaatgatgatggtgatgatgatgatgtgcatCTTGGCTTGCCACCGATCGCGCAGAACGAGcctattttgttctttatttggaTGGAGATCGCGAAGCTGCACACTGGGAATTTGGATACACGGTCGGATGCTGCTGCAACGCTGGTGTCACTTGCTCGGGACAACGACCGCAACGGGAAGTTGATTATAGAAGAGGATGGTGTCGGACCGTTGCTGAGGCTTTTGAAGGAAGGTCGGGTGGAGGGGCAGGATAACGCGGCGCATGCGCTTGGGTTGCTCGGGCGTGACCCGGAGAGCGTCGAACAGATGGTGATCGCTGGGGCGTGTTCTGTTTTCACCAAGATCCTTAAAGAAGGTCCGATGCGTGTTCAGGCTCGAGTCGCCTGGGCGGTGGCTGAGCTCGCTGAACATCATCCCAAGTGCCAGGATGTGTTCGCGCAGAACAACGTTGTTCGGCTCCTCGTCGGCCATCTCGCGTTTGAGACCGTGCAGGAGCATAGTAAGTATTTGATCCCTTCCAAGGTTACATCCATCCACTCGGCGGTGCTTGCGAGTAATAGCAACCAAAGCAATGAGCTTGTGAACGTTGTGAGTTCTGTGGATGCTTCCGAGCAGAGCCAGGTTAAGCACCCGCTCGGCAAGAATGGGAAGAAGAACCAGATGCATGCTGTGATCCAGTCCACCATTGCTGCCAGATCTGGTAACAACAAGACCCAGTCTAATGGTCTGATTGTGAGGCACCAACATCAGGGGTCGCTCTCTGGGGCGAACCTCAAAGGGAGGGAGTTCGAGGACCCTGACACTAAGGCTTGGATGAAAGCCATGGCTGCCCGGGCTCTTTGGCATCTTGCCAAATGCAACGCTGCTATTTGCAAGAACATTACTGAGTCAAAGGCCCTTCTTTGCTTTGCTGTGCTGTTGGAGAAGGGCACGGAGGAGGTTAAGTGCAACTCCGCCATGGCTTTGATGGAGATCTCTCGCATGGCGGAGCAGGATGCTGAGCTCCGTCGTTCTGCATTCAAGCCTACTTCAACCACCGCCCGGGCGGTGGTTGATCAGCTGTTGCGCGTGGTGGAGAAAGCCGAGTTTGATGAACTTCTAGTTCCCTGCATTATCTCTTTAGGTTGTTTATCAAGAACTTTCCGAGCAACTGAGACCAGGATCATAGGGCCATTAGTGAAGCTTCTTGATGAGAGAGAAGAGGTGGTATTGAAGGAAGCTGCCATTGCACTGACAAAGTTCGCCTGCACGGAGAATTACCTCCATCTCGACCATTCAAAGGCGATCATCGATGCCGGGGGTGCCAAGCACATAGTTCAGCTTGTGTACTTTGGTGATCAAACAGTTCAGATTCCGGCATTGATCCTACTATGCTACATTGCTCACCATGTCCCGGAAAGTGAATTATTGGCTCAGGCTGAAGTTCTGCCGGTGCTTGAGTGGGCATCGAAACAGAGCTTCATGGTGCAAGATCCCATTGTGGATTCATTGCTCCCTGATGCCAAGGCTAGGTTGGAGTTATTCCAATCTCGAGGAGGCTTCAGAGGTTACCATTGA